The genomic stretch TCCGGCGGGATCGACGTTTTTCTCAGTCTCAAGGAAATTCCCGACGAAATCCGGAACCGGTTGACGGCGGAAAACGTCACATGGTTGGACATCGCGCGGAAAGAACAGTCTCTTGTCACCAATGAATTGGGGGACGAGGTGTCGCTCTTTTTGAAAAGATACGGTGTCAGGACATTGCGGGTGTGACCACGGCCGGGGATGGCATGAATCCTCTGGAAATCGTGAAAGCGCATATCGTGGAGAACTTCCTTTTCGGAGACGATCGCCGGATCGCTCCGGATACCGATTTCATTGAAAACGGGATCCTCGATTCCACCGGCGTGCTCGAACTGATCGGTTTTCTCGAGGAGAAATTCGGGATCCGTGTCGAGGACGACGAGTTGGTCCCGGACAACATGAACAGCCTCGAGAAGATCACCCAATATATTGCGAGAAAAACCGGCAAGATCCAACCGGCGTAGCTCTTCAAAACCTATGTGCGGCATAGCGGGCATCTGTCTGTTGAGAGGTTCCGGGAGCATCTCCGTCGAGACGCTTTCCCGGATGACGGGAATCCTGCGCCATCGCGGGCCCGACGAGTCGGGCATCTACGTCGACGACCGGGTCGGGCTCGGACATGCGAGATTGAGCATCATCGACCTGGCAGGCGGCACGCAGCCGATCCCGAACGAGGACGAATCGTTGTGGATCGTCTTCAACGGGGAGATCTTCAATTACCCGGAACTTCGCGAAACGTTGGTCTCCCGGGGGCACCGGTTCAGAACCTTGACGGACACCGAGGTGATACTTCATCTTTATGAGGAAAAGGGCCCGACGTGCCTTGAGAAACTGAACGGGCAGTTCGCCCTCGCGATATGGGATTCGAAGGCAGGGGAGCTCTTCCTGGCGAGGGACCGCGCGGGGATTCGCCCACTGCACTATGCCGTGACGGGCGACCGGCTCCTCTTTGCCTCGGAGATCAAATCGATCTTCCAGGACAAGGAAATTCCGAGGAGGTTCGACCCGGCGGGAATCAACCAGGTCTTCACCTTCTGGACGACGCTGCCGGGAAAGACTGTGTTCGAGGGAGTGCGCGAGTTGCCCCCGGGCCACTTCATGCAAGTCAAGAACGGCGATGTTCACATCCAGCGGTTCTGGGATTTCCGCTTCCATCGGCCGGAGGAACAACTGGACTGGCCGGTCGGGAAGATCGCCGATGCCGCGTCGGAGCTGCTGCTGGACGCCACCCGCCTCCGGCTCCGCGCGGACGTTCCCATCGGGTGCTACCTCAGCGGGGGACTCGATTCCTCGATCATTGCAACGCTGGTCCGAAGGAATTTCCAGAACGAACTTCGGACGTTCGGTGTCCGGTTCGACGAAGAGCGGTTCGACGAGGGCGCCCACCAGGCGACCATGGTGGGTCACCTCGGGGTCGACCATTCCGAAGTCCGGGTGGCGAACCGGGAGATCGGGGCGCATTTCCCCGACGTGGTCTGGCATTGCGAGAAGCCGCTCTTGAGGACCGCGCCGGTCCCGATGTTCCTGCTTCCCGACGCCGTGCGGCGGTCTGGGTACAAGGTCGTCCTGACCGGCGAGGGAGCGGACGAAATCTTCGGGGGATACGATATCTTCCGGGAGACGCTGCTGCGGCGGTTCTGGTCGCGACAGCCGGACTCCCGCTTCCGTCCCCTGCTGGTCGGGAAATTGTACCCGGACATCTTCCACGATCCCCGCCTGCGGAGCACGCTGCAATCCTTCTTCCGGAAGGGATTCGACCGCCACGACGACCCGTTCTACTCCCATCGCCTCCGCTGGGAGAACACCTCCAGGAACCGGATGTTCTACTCGGAGGAGATGACGCGGACGACGCATGGGGCTGACGATCTCGAGGATCTGGAGCGGCGTCTTCCCGACGACTTCCCGGGCTGGGACACGCTCTCCAGGGCGCAATACCTGGAGATGGTCCTCTTCCTGGGGAACTACCTGCTCTCCTCGCAGGGAGACCGGGTCGCGATGGCGCACTCCCTCGAGATCCGGCTTCCGTACCTCGACTACCGCCTCGTCGAGTTCATGGGAAAGGTCCCATCGAAGTGGAAGATCTTCGGGATGCAGGAGAAGTACCTGCTGAAAAAGATGTACAAGGAGGCCATTCCGGAATCGGTGGTCCGCCGACCGAAGCACCCGTACCGCGCGCCGATCCTCGAAGGGCTCTTGAACGGGGAGGAAGGGGAGATTCGCGCCGCCCTGTCGGAATCCGGGATGAGGAAGACGGGGCTGTTCGACCCGAAGAGGGTCTCCCGCCTGCTGGAAAAAGTGAGCCGCGCCGGGCAGGCGTCCGAGGTCGAGGGGATGGCGATCGCCGGGATCGCCTCCACGCAGATCCTTTCCCGGCAATACATCGAGGAATTTCCCTCGTTGGTCGGTTCCCCCCTGTCGCCGGCCGTCTTCGTCGACCGGCGCACGAATCCCGCCGGATGGGTTCCCGGGTGCTCCTGCACGAATACCTGACATCGTCCGCATTGCGGCAGCCCGAAAAGGTGGCCGTGATCCAGGGGAAGCGCCGCATTGCCTACGGGGATCTCCTTGGAAGAACCGAGACGTTCGCGGGGCTCCTGCGGAACGCCGGGTTCCCCCGCGGGGGACGGGTCGCGATCGTGCTGGAGAATTCGCCGGAGTACGTCGTCGCCTGCCTCGGCGCCCTGATGGCCGGTGGAGTGGCCGTCCCGTTGGGCCAGCAGATCACGGAACGGCGGTTTGCGACGATCCTTACCGATTGCCGCCCGGCGGTTCTGATCGCCCCCAGGCTTCTCGTCGAATCGTTCGCCGGGATACCCGTAGTGCGGGATGTGAGCCTCGTGATCCCCGCGGAGCGGTTGAACGAAGGAAACCCGGCGCCCGCCGGGAATCCATCCATCGCGGGGCGGTCCGGGGACGACCTGGCGCTGCTCCTGTACACCTCCGGGACGACGGGGGAGCCGAAGGGGGTGATGCTCACCCACCGGAATCTCACGGCGAACGCGGAATCGATCGTCGAATACCTCGGCTTGTCCGAAGCGGACAAGGTCATGGTGGTCCTTCCGTTCCACTACTCCTACGGGAACTCGCTCCTGACGACACACCTGATGGTCGGGGGCACGTTGGTACTGGAGAACCGGTTCGTCTTTCCGAACCTTGTTCTGGAGAAGATCAGGGAGGAGCGGGTGACGGGGTTCGCCGGCGTACCGTCGACCTTCGCGATCCTCCTGAACCGTTCCAGCCTGCGGAAGAACTCCTTTCCGTCCCTGCGCTACGTTACCCAGGCGGGCGGGGCGATGTCGCCGAGGCTCGCCCGCGACCTGCGCGAGGCGCTTCCCGGGACGGACGTCTACATCATGTACGGTCAGACGGAAGCGGCCGCCCGGCTGACCTACCTCGACCCGTCGGAACTGATCCGGAAGGCGGGGTCGATCGGGAAGGCGATCCCGGGGGTCCGGATCACGCTCCGCAGGAAGGACGGCGCCATCGCCTCCTCCGGGGAAGTCGGGGAGATCGTCGCGGAAGGGGAGAACGTCATGGCGGGGTATTGGAACAACCCGGATGCCACGAAGGCGGTGCTGGAAGAAGGGCGCCTGCACACGGGGGACCTTGCCAGGGCGGACGAGGAGGGATTCCTCTACATCGTCGGGCGGCGGTCGGAGATGATCAAGACGGGGGGCCACCGGGTCAGTCCGAAGGAGATCGAGGAGGTCATCTCCGGGATGCCGGGGGTTCACGAGACGGCGGTGATCGGCGTCCCGGATGAGATGCTCGGCCAGGCGATCCGCGCGTTCGTCGTCCGCGAGCCGGGAGGGGCCGTTTCGATGAAGGACGTGCTGAAGCACTGTTCGGAGAACCTGGAACCGTTCCTGGTCCCTCACGAGGTCGTCTTCCCGGACGAGCTTCCGAAATCACCGGCCGGGAAGGTGGACCGCGCGGGCCTGAAGTGTTCCGCCCGATGATCGATTCCATGGAAACCGTGAAGCGGAGCAAGGGAAGAATCCTGATCGCGGCTCTATTGGCGGGCGCGGGAACCTTGATGTATGCCGTCCCGCTGGCCGGACTTTTCCGGGCTGCCTACCGGGACGAAACGTTCTCCTACATCGTCTTCATCCCGGTGGTCAGTCTCTACCTGGTCTACGAGGACCGGAAGAGGATCTTCGGCGACGCCGCGGGTTCCCCGATCCCGGGGGTCGTGCTGTCGTCCCTTGGAATCCTCCTGTACCTTGCCGCGCGGACCGGGCCGGTGGGGCCGTCGGTCCCCGTGGAACGTTTCGCTTTATACGGCCTCTCCGCGGTCCTCTACCTGGAAGGGATCTTCGGGATGCTGGCCGGCGCCGGAAGCCTGTGGGCGGCGCGCTTCCCCCTGCTCTTCCTCTTCTTCATGGTCCCGATCCCGGAGGGGATCCTGGGGCCGATCGTCCGGTTTCTGCAGGCGGGATCCGCGGAGGTCTCCTACTGGGTGATCCGATCCGTCGGGGTGCCGATCTTCCGGGACGGGTTCCTGTTCGCGTTGCCGGGCCTGACGATCGAGGTGGCGGAACAGTGCAGCGGGATCCGCTCCGGGATTTCTCTCTTTCTCGTCTCGATCCTGGCAGGGCATATCTTCCTGAAATCCGGCTGGAGGAAACTGGCATTGTCCGCAGCGGCGGTGCCGATCACGATCGCGAAGAACGGCCTGAGGATCGTGACGATCTCCCTTCTCGGGGCCTACGTCGACCGCCAGGTGCTGTCGGGCCCCTTGCACAGGGCCGGGGGGATCCCGTTCTTCGGGGTGGCGCTCGTGATGCTCGCCGTCGTCCTCTGGGCGGTGCGGAGAGGGGAGTCCCGGAAGACGGCGCGCCCCCCCGCGATTCCGACTCCATCCCAGGGGACTGATATGGAAGAAGGAGGCTAGGCGTGCACCCCTGGATGGAGATAAACGGGGCGGAGGAGATCGACCGGATCTCCCGCCGGATGAGGGAGGTCGTCGGCGACGCGCTTCGGAAGAAAGGAGCCGTCGTCGCCGTCTCCGGGGGGATCGACAGCTCCGTCTGCGCTGCGCTCTCCGTGCATGCATTTGGGGCGTCCCGGGTCTTCGCCTTGATCCTGCCGGAGGCGGATTCCTCTCCGGAGAGCCTGCGGCGGGGTGAGACGCTGTGCCGGCATCTGGGCGTCCGGTTCGAAGCGAGCGACATCACCCCGATCCTCTCGGCCTTCGGCTGCTACCGGTGGAGGGACGAGGCGATCCGCTCCGTGTTTCCGGAGTTCGGGCCGGATTGGAAGTCCAAGATCGTCCTGTCGGGGTCTCCCCTTTCGGGGCACCGGATGAACTTCTTCAAGGTCGTCGTCCGGAATCCGGCGGGCGGACTCCTGGAGAAGCGTCTGCCGTTCGAAGCGTACCTGCAGGTCGTGGCGGCCACCAATTTCAAGCAGCGGACCCGGAAGACGCTCGAATATTTCCACGCGGACCGCCTGAACTACGCGGTGGTGGGAACGCCCAACCGGCTGGAGTACGACCAGGGGTTCTTCGTGAAGAACGGCGACGGGGCCGCGGACCTGAAGCCGATCGCGCACCTCTACAAGACCCAGGTGTACGCCCTGGCGAACGCTCTAGGCCTTCCGGAGGCGATCCTGGCCGCGAAGCCGACGACCGACACGTATAGCCTGGAGCAGGGGCAGGACGAATTCTTCTTCGCCCTTCCGCACGACAAGATGGACTTGTTGTTATTCGGACTGAACCACGGATTGCCGGCGGCTCGCGTCGCGGAGGAGTCCGGCCTGACGGCGGAACAGGTCGAGCGGGTCTTTCAGGATATCCGGACCAAGCGGCGGACGACGCGTCCGCTTCACATGAAACCGGTCCTGGTGGATCCTGTCCCGGAAGTCGACGTCCAGTAGCAATATACGGAGAAATCAATGGGCTGTCTTCTCGTGGAGAAGGCAGCCCTTTTTGTTCGTTCATCCATTCCGGCGTTCCAATCCGGTCATGGCAACGCTTGCATCCCACAACTTCCTTGCCGTGTCTTCGTCATACGAGATTCCCGCTGACGGGACTTCCCGGTTTCGGCGGAAGTATTTGCCCGTAACGCCTTCGACCGCGGGAGAGGACGCAAGGAAGACGATCGTTTCGGCCCCTTTCTCCGGGGAGAGCAGATCTCCCTTCAGGGCGTGGTAGCCGACGTGGCGCAGCCAGCTCACGATGCCGTTGTTTCTCCCCAGGTTGGTCGCGACGCCTCCGGGGTCCACGGCATTGGAGGCGATGTTCGTGCCGTTCAACCGCCG from bacterium encodes the following:
- a CDS encoding acyl carrier protein; this encodes MNPLEIVKAHIVENFLFGDDRRIAPDTDFIENGILDSTGVLELIGFLEEKFGIRVEDDELVPDNMNSLEKITQYIARKTGKIQPA
- the asnB gene encoding asparagine synthase (glutamine-hydrolyzing), translating into MCGIAGICLLRGSGSISVETLSRMTGILRHRGPDESGIYVDDRVGLGHARLSIIDLAGGTQPIPNEDESLWIVFNGEIFNYPELRETLVSRGHRFRTLTDTEVILHLYEEKGPTCLEKLNGQFALAIWDSKAGELFLARDRAGIRPLHYAVTGDRLLFASEIKSIFQDKEIPRRFDPAGINQVFTFWTTLPGKTVFEGVRELPPGHFMQVKNGDVHIQRFWDFRFHRPEEQLDWPVGKIADAASELLLDATRLRLRADVPIGCYLSGGLDSSIIATLVRRNFQNELRTFGVRFDEERFDEGAHQATMVGHLGVDHSEVRVANREIGAHFPDVVWHCEKPLLRTAPVPMFLLPDAVRRSGYKVVLTGEGADEIFGGYDIFRETLLRRFWSRQPDSRFRPLLVGKLYPDIFHDPRLRSTLQSFFRKGFDRHDDPFYSHRLRWENTSRNRMFYSEEMTRTTHGADDLEDLERRLPDDFPGWDTLSRAQYLEMVLFLGNYLLSSQGDRVAMAHSLEIRLPYLDYRLVEFMGKVPSKWKIFGMQEKYLLKKMYKEAIPESVVRRPKHPYRAPILEGLLNGEEGEIRAALSESGMRKTGLFDPKRVSRLLEKVSRAGQASEVEGMAIAGIASTQILSRQYIEEFPSLVGSPLSPAVFVDRRTNPAGWVPGCSCTNT
- a CDS encoding AMP-binding protein — encoded protein: MLLHEYLTSSALRQPEKVAVIQGKRRIAYGDLLGRTETFAGLLRNAGFPRGGRVAIVLENSPEYVVACLGALMAGGVAVPLGQQITERRFATILTDCRPAVLIAPRLLVESFAGIPVVRDVSLVIPAERLNEGNPAPAGNPSIAGRSGDDLALLLYTSGTTGEPKGVMLTHRNLTANAESIVEYLGLSEADKVMVVLPFHYSYGNSLLTTHLMVGGTLVLENRFVFPNLVLEKIREERVTGFAGVPSTFAILLNRSSLRKNSFPSLRYVTQAGGAMSPRLARDLREALPGTDVYIMYGQTEAAARLTYLDPSELIRKAGSIGKAIPGVRITLRRKDGAIASSGEVGEIVAEGENVMAGYWNNPDATKAVLEEGRLHTGDLARADEEGFLYIVGRRSEMIKTGGHRVSPKEIEEVISGMPGVHETAVIGVPDEMLGQAIRAFVVREPGGAVSMKDVLKHCSENLEPFLVPHEVVFPDELPKSPAGKVDRAGLKCSAR
- the xrt gene encoding exosortase, producing MIDSMETVKRSKGRILIAALLAGAGTLMYAVPLAGLFRAAYRDETFSYIVFIPVVSLYLVYEDRKRIFGDAAGSPIPGVVLSSLGILLYLAARTGPVGPSVPVERFALYGLSAVLYLEGIFGMLAGAGSLWAARFPLLFLFFMVPIPEGILGPIVRFLQAGSAEVSYWVIRSVGVPIFRDGFLFALPGLTIEVAEQCSGIRSGISLFLVSILAGHIFLKSGWRKLALSAAAVPITIAKNGLRIVTISLLGAYVDRQVLSGPLHRAGGIPFFGVALVMLAVVLWAVRRGESRKTARPPAIPTPSQGTDMEEGG
- the nadE gene encoding NAD(+) synthase encodes the protein MEINGAEEIDRISRRMREVVGDALRKKGAVVAVSGGIDSSVCAALSVHAFGASRVFALILPEADSSPESLRRGETLCRHLGVRFEASDITPILSAFGCYRWRDEAIRSVFPEFGPDWKSKIVLSGSPLSGHRMNFFKVVVRNPAGGLLEKRLPFEAYLQVVAATNFKQRTRKTLEYFHADRLNYAVVGTPNRLEYDQGFFVKNGDGAADLKPIAHLYKTQVYALANALGLPEAILAAKPTTDTYSLEQGQDEFFFALPHDKMDLLLFGLNHGLPAARVAEESGLTAEQVERVFQDIRTKRRTTRPLHMKPVLVDPVPEVDVQ